Proteins from a genomic interval of Pseudodesulfovibrio nedwellii:
- the acs gene encoding acetate--CoA ligase alpha subunit, whose translation MTVDTNLYAFFSPDTVAVIGASATPGKVGHTIVSNMIEAGFKGKLFPVNPKGGEIQGLPVITDIADLPHGLDLGVISVPPQYVIPAIEALGERGAKSAIVITAGFKEAGKDGYLLEQEIIAMSEKYGIAILGPNCLGMMNSAHGVNASFAAGHPTPGSIAFFSQSGALCVAILDWALGANIGFSKFISLGNKAVLDEADMLDYLNKDEETKVILGYIENVEHGESFLKAARKTCLNKPVIMIKSGTTAAGAKAASSHTGAIAGSDQSYSAAFHQSGVIRVGDVASLFNLAQAFSSQPLPKGPNLAVVTNSGGPGILTADAADRSRLTMAALSQKTIQRLQKFLPSYAAFYNPVDIIGDADAKRYRQALDVVSEDPMVHSILVLLTPTASVEIEQTAEAVIRMARKCGKPVFACFMGKTRVAPARKLLMDAGIPCYAFPEPAVHSIEAMYSYYLWKNRPKPEYIEVNRDLEQAREVVREHMRRNQPEIVEFEAQQVLKAYGLPTPQTVLARSSDEAVAAAEEIGYPVVLKIASPDISHKSDVGGVKVNLWNATEVMKTFKSITAKAQRMRRDAYIAGCLVQEMAPPGVKEVIIGFKRDEEFGPMLMFGLGGIYVEIMKDISFKLAPLSRQDSFEIVREIKSYMLLKGLKGEKPVNFTALEEIIMVMSRLAIDLPEVWEAEFNPVLVNHERAIVADVRMTLHLKDK comes from the coding sequence TTGACCGTTGATACCAATCTGTACGCTTTTTTTTCTCCTGACACAGTTGCTGTGATCGGGGCTTCCGCCACTCCTGGCAAGGTGGGGCACACCATTGTCTCCAACATGATTGAAGCCGGGTTTAAAGGTAAACTCTTCCCCGTGAATCCCAAGGGCGGAGAGATTCAGGGATTACCCGTCATAACGGATATTGCCGATTTGCCACACGGGCTTGATCTCGGTGTTATTTCCGTGCCGCCACAGTATGTTATTCCGGCCATTGAGGCCCTTGGCGAGCGAGGGGCAAAATCCGCTATTGTCATCACAGCTGGGTTCAAGGAAGCTGGTAAGGACGGGTATCTTCTGGAGCAGGAAATCATCGCTATGTCCGAGAAATACGGCATCGCGATACTCGGTCCCAACTGTCTTGGCATGATGAATTCGGCCCACGGCGTTAATGCGTCCTTTGCTGCAGGGCACCCCACTCCCGGTTCTATCGCTTTTTTTTCGCAGTCCGGAGCATTGTGCGTGGCAATTCTTGACTGGGCGCTCGGGGCGAATATTGGTTTTTCCAAGTTTATATCCTTGGGCAACAAAGCCGTTCTTGATGAAGCGGACATGCTCGATTATCTCAACAAGGACGAGGAGACAAAGGTCATCCTCGGGTATATTGAGAACGTGGAGCATGGTGAGTCTTTCCTCAAGGCGGCGCGTAAGACCTGTTTAAATAAGCCAGTTATCATGATAAAGTCCGGTACGACTGCTGCCGGAGCCAAGGCTGCTTCGTCGCATACCGGAGCCATTGCCGGTTCCGATCAGTCGTATTCGGCCGCGTTTCATCAGTCCGGTGTGATTCGGGTGGGAGATGTGGCATCGCTGTTTAATTTAGCACAGGCGTTTTCTAGCCAGCCTTTGCCCAAAGGACCGAATCTGGCAGTCGTGACCAACTCCGGCGGTCCTGGTATTTTGACTGCGGATGCAGCGGATCGTTCTCGCTTGACTATGGCAGCCTTGTCGCAAAAGACGATTCAGCGGCTTCAGAAATTTCTTCCTAGCTACGCGGCTTTTTACAATCCGGTTGATATCATCGGTGATGCTGACGCTAAACGGTATAGGCAGGCTTTAGACGTAGTTTCCGAAGATCCAATGGTCCATTCCATTCTGGTGTTGCTCACACCGACGGCTTCGGTAGAGATTGAACAGACGGCTGAGGCGGTCATTCGCATGGCCAGAAAGTGTGGCAAACCGGTTTTCGCTTGTTTTATGGGTAAGACCCGTGTTGCACCGGCTCGGAAGCTGCTTATGGATGCAGGGATTCCGTGTTACGCCTTCCCGGAACCCGCCGTACATTCCATCGAAGCCATGTATAGCTATTACCTCTGGAAGAATCGTCCCAAGCCGGAATATATTGAGGTTAATCGCGATCTGGAGCAGGCGCGGGAAGTCGTCCGTGAGCATATGCGACGTAATCAGCCTGAGATCGTGGAATTTGAAGCTCAGCAGGTGCTTAAGGCGTACGGCTTGCCCACACCGCAGACAGTGTTGGCTCGGTCCTCTGATGAAGCTGTGGCCGCTGCCGAGGAGATTGGCTATCCCGTGGTTCTCAAGATCGCGTCGCCGGATATTTCTCACAAGTCTGATGTTGGTGGAGTCAAAGTGAATTTGTGGAATGCCACAGAGGTCATGAAGACTTTTAAGTCGATAACGGCCAAGGCCCAGCGTATGCGTCGTGATGCTTATATCGCAGGTTGTCTGGTGCAGGAAATGGCTCCTCCGGGCGTTAAGGAAGTGATCATTGGCTTTAAGCGGGATGAGGAATTCGGCCCTATGCTGATGTTTGGTCTGGGTGGTATTTATGTTGAGATCATGAAAGATATTTCGTTCAAGCTTGCACCGCTTTCACGACAGGACTCATTTGAGATTGTGCGTGAAATTAAGTCGTACATGTTGCTCAAGGGGTTGAAGGGTGAGAAGCCTGTGAACTTCACGGCACTGGAAGAGATTATCATGGTTATGTCACGGTTGGCGATTGATCTCCCAGAGGTTTGGGAAGCTGAGTTCAACCCGGTTCTTGTTAATCATGAGAGGGCCATTGTTGCGGATGTGCGGATGACTCTTCATTTGAAAGATAAGTAG
- a CDS encoding 4-oxalocrotonate tautomerase family protein: MPYVNIRITKEDATAEQKKQLIKGVTNLLADVLGKNPKTTVVIIDEVDTDNWGIEGEAVTDIRKK; encoded by the coding sequence ATGCCATACGTCAACATTCGCATTACCAAAGAAGACGCAACCGCCGAGCAAAAGAAACAACTAATCAAAGGTGTAACCAATCTGCTGGCTGATGTGCTGGGGAAGAATCCGAAGACCACCGTTGTCATTATCGACGAAGTGGATACGGACAATTGGGGAATTGAGGGGGAAGCTGTTACTGATATTAGGAAGAAATGA
- a CDS encoding sensor histidine kinase, producing the protein MNKNQFSTNTRYSRPLIGLLVLAFITAVGLPLINVKIIYPAYSKIFISSIMEETGRLAKYVIPPAAKHSKLTHTVLENTGFTAAIFRMENELGLLKIKVYSATGLVLYSTDFNEIGTRSKETTFFERTLKGLPSGELKREEGIDAHGATKEIDILETCVPIMRGDSFLGAFELVSDVSAHMQKLNRVNALATYGTILACCSLFVVGSILFRLESSRIRERKHAETLKADVEQITRHDIKSPLIGALNGIEYLRNYTTLDEDQKIMLNDMRTSVSTGLDLINRSLDIYKMETGMYRYEPQDVDILAIAHRVIVDLSGLAGMKGVTIVATRSEKSLALDESMIIPADESLCYSLLANLMKNGIEASALGQHISMDIRDSPTVTIAIHNPTIVPVAVQDTFFDKYATADKVTGTGLGTYSAKLMTEAMGGVISLETSEEAGTTITVILPSNTASE; encoded by the coding sequence ATGAATAAGAACCAGTTTTCGACCAACACGCGATACAGTCGCCCTTTGATCGGCCTTCTGGTGTTGGCATTCATTACGGCCGTCGGGTTGCCACTCATCAACGTAAAAATCATTTATCCCGCCTATTCAAAAATTTTCATTTCATCCATTATGGAGGAAACCGGACGACTGGCAAAATATGTCATTCCCCCGGCTGCCAAACACTCCAAACTGACTCATACAGTCCTTGAAAACACAGGGTTCACTGCAGCCATCTTTAGAATGGAAAACGAACTCGGCCTTTTAAAAATCAAAGTCTATTCGGCTACGGGTCTCGTTCTATACTCCACTGATTTCAATGAAATCGGCACACGCAGTAAGGAAACAACATTCTTTGAAAGGACCTTGAAAGGACTGCCAAGCGGTGAACTTAAACGCGAAGAAGGAATCGACGCTCATGGCGCCACAAAGGAAATAGATATCCTTGAGACCTGCGTCCCGATCATGCGTGGAGACTCCTTTCTCGGCGCATTTGAGTTGGTCTCTGATGTTTCGGCTCACATGCAAAAACTCAACCGCGTCAACGCACTGGCTACATACGGAACAATTCTGGCGTGTTGCAGCCTGTTTGTTGTCGGCAGTATTCTATTCAGATTGGAATCCAGCCGTATCCGCGAACGAAAACATGCTGAGACCCTCAAGGCAGACGTGGAACAAATCACCCGGCATGACATCAAATCACCGCTCATTGGCGCACTCAACGGCATAGAGTACCTGCGCAACTACACCACGCTCGACGAAGACCAGAAAATCATGTTGAACGACATGCGGACATCCGTCAGCACAGGCTTGGACCTCATAAACCGCAGTCTTGATATCTACAAGATGGAAACCGGCATGTACCGATATGAACCGCAAGATGTCGATATTTTGGCAATTGCGCATCGAGTGATTGTGGATCTTTCGGGGCTGGCGGGCATGAAGGGCGTTACCATAGTGGCCACTCGATCTGAGAAATCGCTCGCACTAGATGAATCAATGATCATTCCTGCTGATGAAAGTCTATGCTATTCACTACTCGCAAATTTGATGAAAAATGGTATTGAAGCCTCTGCTTTAGGCCAGCATATAAGCATGGATATTAGGGATTCTCCCACCGTCACCATCGCCATTCACAATCCCACGATTGTGCCAGTCGCTGTCCAAGACACTTTTTTTGACAAATATGCCACGGCGGATAAAGTCACCGGTACAGGCCTAGGAACATACTCTGCCAAGCTCATGACAGAAGCCATGGGGGGCGTTATTTCGCTGGAAACATCCGAAGAGGCAGGCACCACCATCACCGTAATTTTGCCGAGTAATACTGCCTCTGAGTAA
- the hslU gene encoding ATP-dependent protease ATPase subunit HslU: MSNLTPREIVSELDRYIIGQNDAKRMVAIAMRNRWRRQQIEPELRDEIAPKNIILMGPTGVGKTEIARRLARLTNCPFFKVEATKFTEVGYVGRDVESMIRDLMEIGVAMVRKEETEKVRIKAEKNAEERLLDLLLPGQGPKQQEPMGFFAGNQDNAIEPVEPPKKDDGTRDKFRQMFRQGQLDEREVEMEVTVQSGAQVEIMAIPGMEDMGNNLQNAFSNMFPGKRKTRKMKIKDAYQTLIDEEADKLIDPDAVNELARERVEQSGILFVDEMDKIASRHDQTGGGSADVSREGVQRDLLPIVEGSVVNTKYGMIKTDHILFIAAGAFHFAKPSDLIPELQGRFPLREELSSLHKEEFYRILTEPKNALTVQYKALLATEGVTVDYTQEALEEISAMAEKINEETENIGARRLYTIMEKILANLSFEAPDKSGQEVIIDRDYVTDQLDHVVEDRDLSRYIL; this comes from the coding sequence ATGAGTAATCTGACACCGAGAGAAATTGTCTCTGAACTCGACAGATATATTATCGGCCAAAACGACGCCAAGCGGATGGTGGCTATCGCCATGCGTAACAGGTGGCGCAGGCAACAGATCGAACCGGAACTTCGGGACGAAATTGCCCCCAAGAACATCATTCTCATGGGACCCACCGGCGTCGGCAAGACAGAAATTGCCCGCCGTCTGGCGCGGTTGACCAACTGCCCGTTCTTCAAGGTCGAAGCCACCAAATTCACCGAGGTCGGCTACGTAGGACGCGATGTGGAATCCATGATCCGTGACCTTATGGAAATCGGCGTGGCCATGGTCCGCAAAGAAGAAACCGAAAAGGTACGCATCAAAGCAGAAAAGAACGCTGAAGAACGTCTCCTTGATCTGCTCTTGCCCGGCCAGGGCCCTAAGCAGCAAGAGCCTATGGGCTTTTTCGCGGGGAATCAGGACAATGCAATAGAGCCGGTTGAGCCGCCCAAAAAAGACGACGGCACCCGTGACAAATTCCGCCAGATGTTTCGTCAGGGGCAACTCGACGAGCGCGAAGTGGAAATGGAAGTGACAGTCCAGTCCGGCGCACAGGTGGAGATCATGGCCATCCCCGGCATGGAAGACATGGGCAACAATCTGCAAAATGCCTTCTCCAACATGTTCCCCGGCAAGCGTAAGACACGCAAGATGAAGATCAAGGACGCATATCAGACACTTATCGACGAAGAGGCCGATAAACTCATCGACCCGGATGCAGTCAATGAACTTGCCCGAGAGCGCGTCGAACAATCCGGCATCCTGTTCGTGGATGAAATGGACAAGATAGCATCCCGCCACGACCAGACCGGCGGCGGGTCAGCCGATGTCTCCCGAGAAGGCGTACAGCGTGACCTGCTCCCTATCGTGGAAGGCAGTGTGGTCAATACCAAGTATGGCATGATCAAGACCGATCACATCCTGTTCATCGCAGCAGGCGCATTCCATTTTGCCAAACCATCAGATCTCATCCCTGAATTGCAAGGCCGCTTCCCTCTGCGCGAAGAATTATCCTCCCTGCACAAGGAAGAATTCTACCGCATTCTGACCGAGCCCAAAAACGCACTGACCGTGCAATACAAGGCCCTCCTTGCGACTGAAGGCGTAACAGTAGACTACACACAGGAAGCGCTGGAAGAGATCTCGGCCATGGCCGAAAAAATCAATGAGGAGACCGAAAATATCGGAGCTCGCAGACTCTACACCATCATGGAAAAAATTCTGGCGAACCTCTCCTTCGAAGCCCCGGACAAATCAGGACAAGAAGTTATTATCGACCGAGACTATGTCACAGATCAACTCGACCACGTCGTGGAAGATCGCGACCTCTCCCGCTATATTCTGTAG
- the hslV gene encoding ATP-dependent protease subunit HslV, translated as MELRGTTIIAVKDDNGTAVAGDGQVTLGQAIAMKHTARKVRRIFKDKVTIGFAGATADAFTLSERFETKLETYSGNLLRAAVELAKDWRTDKYLRKLEAMLLAADGEHILIISGTGDVIEPDDGVAAIGSGGSYALAAARALQQNTDLPAEVIARKAMEIAADICVYTNNHITLESQDK; from the coding sequence GTGGAACTCAGAGGAACAACCATCATTGCGGTCAAAGACGACAACGGTACTGCTGTTGCCGGTGACGGTCAGGTCACCCTGGGACAGGCCATTGCCATGAAACATACCGCCCGCAAGGTGCGGCGCATCTTCAAGGACAAAGTCACCATCGGATTCGCAGGAGCTACCGCCGATGCCTTCACCCTGTCCGAACGATTCGAGACCAAGCTGGAGACTTACTCCGGCAACCTGCTCAGGGCAGCTGTGGAGCTGGCCAAAGATTGGCGTACTGATAAGTATTTACGTAAACTCGAAGCCATGTTGTTAGCCGCTGACGGCGAACACATTCTGATCATCTCCGGTACCGGAGACGTCATCGAGCCTGACGACGGAGTTGCTGCCATCGGCTCCGGCGGGTCCTATGCCCTGGCAGCAGCCCGGGCCCTGCAACAAAACACCGACCTGCCAGCTGAGGTCATCGCCCGCAAGGCCATGGAAATCGCAGCTGATATTTGCGTGTACACGAACAACCACATCACTCTGGAATCACAGGATAAGTAA
- a CDS encoding macro domain-containing protein: MDGLAFAACGLIFRTIMQTWNISTGRLVIRQGDITTLAFDAIVNAANTRLAGGGGVDGAIHQTAGIVELQTACQNIIKKNGTLPTGMAVITPGFGLPSHSIIHTVGPIWRDGKNDEPAKLGSAYAHSLKLAQAHAIGTIAFPAISCGAYGYPVEDAARIALSTLKQGLEANMVREISMVLHDDAAYDTWIAIAEEVL; the protein is encoded by the coding sequence ATGGATGGCCTTGCCTTTGCCGCTTGCGGTCTTATCTTTCGAACTATCATGCAGACCTGGAACATTTCCACCGGGCGACTTGTTATTCGTCAAGGTGACATAACCACTCTTGCCTTCGATGCCATCGTCAATGCCGCCAATACCCGGTTGGCCGGAGGCGGTGGTGTGGACGGGGCCATCCATCAAACCGCAGGGATTGTTGAACTTCAAACAGCCTGTCAGAACATCATCAAAAAAAACGGCACACTGCCAACAGGCATGGCGGTCATCACCCCCGGTTTCGGCCTGCCATCACACTCTATCATTCACACCGTCGGACCTATTTGGCGCGACGGCAAAAACGACGAACCTGCGAAGCTCGGCAGTGCATATGCACACAGTCTGAAGCTCGCCCAAGCACATGCTATTGGAACCATCGCATTCCCTGCCATCTCCTGCGGCGCATACGGCTATCCAGTCGAAGACGCTGCACGTATTGCATTATCAACCCTGAAACAAGGACTGGAAGCAAACATGGTCAGAGAAATAAGCATGGTCCTGCACGACGACGCGGCCTATGATACATGGATCGCCATCGCCGAAGAAGTGCTGTAA
- a CDS encoding ATP-binding response regulator, with protein MSHREKILIVDDQPENIDIMVEALQSTYDLMAATNGESALERARGEAPPDLVLLDVMMPGMDGYEVCRQLKDGRTTRDIPVIFVTALDDPDKEAKGLDLGAVDYITKPISPPVVMARVRAHLQLIHARRVLMRQNDVLEQRVKERTAEVVRSQVERVAGLNNFANAMAHQIRNPVMALGGMSGLLLKKVPTNSPLSEYAVAVRENSLRLEHLVGVISDYVSLTAGKPEAFPVRTLVEDAIKRAREIATDLGKELDCTAELADSDVVVDAELAVLALVEIMQNAIEFCERNTIVLSILGGPDVFPHEVTASERFYAADRWYGVRITDNGPGIPDENLAFATDPFFTTKASGVGLGLTRANRILHDELGGELFVESPPDKGVSVTVSFLLGFELD; from the coding sequence ATGTCTCACCGTGAAAAAATACTGATTGTTGACGATCAACCAGAGAATATCGACATAATGGTTGAGGCTTTGCAATCGACGTATGACCTGATGGCGGCTACAAACGGAGAATCCGCTTTGGAGCGCGCACGAGGGGAAGCTCCCCCGGATCTTGTCCTGTTGGATGTGATGATGCCCGGCATGGATGGGTATGAGGTTTGTCGTCAGTTGAAAGATGGTCGAACAACACGCGATATTCCCGTGATTTTTGTTACGGCACTGGATGACCCGGACAAGGAAGCCAAGGGGCTTGATCTTGGGGCTGTTGATTATATTACCAAGCCAATAAGTCCGCCTGTCGTCATGGCGCGTGTCCGGGCGCATTTGCAATTGATTCATGCAAGACGAGTCCTGATGCGCCAGAATGATGTTCTTGAACAGCGAGTCAAGGAACGAACCGCCGAAGTGGTTCGTTCGCAGGTGGAGCGGGTAGCGGGACTGAATAATTTTGCCAATGCCATGGCTCATCAGATACGTAATCCGGTCATGGCCCTTGGCGGCATGTCCGGACTACTGCTCAAGAAGGTTCCAACGAATAGTCCTTTGTCAGAATATGCTGTCGCGGTTCGAGAGAATAGTTTGCGGTTGGAACATCTAGTTGGTGTTATCAGTGATTATGTTTCCCTGACGGCAGGAAAGCCTGAGGCCTTCCCGGTACGAACTCTCGTGGAAGATGCCATAAAGCGAGCCCGTGAAATTGCGACTGATCTTGGGAAGGAATTGGACTGCACGGCAGAGCTGGCAGACAGTGATGTTGTGGTGGATGCGGAGTTGGCTGTGCTGGCTTTGGTTGAAATTATGCAGAATGCGATTGAATTTTGTGAGCGCAACACGATTGTTCTGTCAATTCTGGGCGGTCCGGATGTCTTTCCCCATGAGGTGACAGCCTCGGAACGGTTTTATGCGGCAGACAGGTGGTATGGAGTCCGTATTACCGACAATGGTCCGGGTATCCCCGATGAAAATTTGGCGTTTGCCACCGATCCTTTTTTTACGACAAAGGCATCTGGTGTGGGCCTTGGGTTGACACGTGCGAATCGTATTCTGCACGACGAATTGGGCGGTGAGCTCTTTGTAGAGTCGCCGCCGGATAAGGGCGTGTCAGTGACCGTGAGTTTTTTGTTAGGATTTGAGTTGGACTAG
- a CDS encoding chloride channel protein, which translates to MSLQVITRIINYWTDFVKSYRMVTSFRWLTIGVLVGVMSGLVAVGFFWLVELGKFIIQNNLAGIAAVEPAGEGIFHGHTGEFRPWVIPVFTTGTALLTGWLVQRFIPETMDGGTDGTDATINAFHNHGGIIKARVAIIKGLCSVLTIASGGSAGREGPITQMGAGVGAWLAKIFNLSAKERRLLLLSGAAGGLGAIFRAPLGGALTAVEVIYREDFEAEAILPSVMSSVVSYSIFTFFYGTEPIFGIPRFSFHDPRELIFYALLAFVCAAVGWMYIKTFHVIKYHIFFPLREKIGIIWSMGIGGLAMGLLGIAYPYTATDGLVTGGILSGGYGWLELAILGQIPALGMCYIIIGKTVATSITIGSGMSGGMFAPALFVGGMSGGLVGKVGHHYFPDIVTQPGAYILVGMAAFFAGVANAPIGPLIMVTELTQGYGLLAPLMLASALCIVLGRNYSLYEHQVENKFDSPAHAEDATINVLEQMHVSDFYDPGDVIVLEEGTTLKAMTDIIANSDQLYFPVRRADGGEYCGMISIHNVRNWMFEEELHDLVVVRDLMSRPVYVRPDYDLYQALLRFVNTDYGQIPVVAKTNTSEIIGLINRDDVFQAYAEAIAEIKNEAESD; encoded by the coding sequence ATGTCTCTGCAAGTAATAACCAGAATAATCAATTACTGGACCGATTTCGTCAAATCCTACCGTATGGTCACCTCATTCAGGTGGTTGACCATCGGCGTTTTGGTCGGCGTCATGTCCGGCTTGGTGGCTGTGGGCTTTTTCTGGCTCGTAGAACTCGGCAAATTCATCATTCAAAATAATCTGGCAGGTATCGCTGCTGTGGAACCTGCCGGTGAAGGCATCTTCCACGGTCATACCGGTGAATTTCGCCCCTGGGTTATTCCTGTTTTTACCACCGGAACCGCCCTTCTCACCGGCTGGTTAGTGCAACGATTCATCCCGGAAACCATGGACGGCGGAACAGATGGCACGGATGCCACCATCAACGCTTTTCATAATCATGGCGGGATCATCAAGGCACGTGTAGCCATCATCAAAGGGCTGTGCTCCGTCCTGACCATTGCTTCAGGTGGTTCTGCAGGCCGAGAAGGCCCCATCACGCAAATGGGCGCAGGCGTAGGCGCATGGCTTGCCAAAATTTTCAATCTTTCAGCCAAAGAACGTCGGCTGCTCCTGCTTTCAGGTGCGGCAGGTGGTCTGGGTGCTATTTTCCGCGCTCCTCTTGGCGGCGCACTCACAGCAGTGGAAGTCATTTACCGCGAAGACTTTGAGGCCGAAGCCATCCTGCCTTCGGTCATGAGTTCCGTTGTCTCCTATTCGATTTTCACATTTTTCTACGGCACAGAACCAATTTTCGGCATCCCGCGTTTTTCTTTTCATGACCCGCGAGAACTCATTTTTTATGCCCTGCTCGCTTTTGTCTGCGCCGCAGTTGGCTGGATGTATATCAAAACATTCCACGTCATCAAATATCATATATTTTTTCCACTTCGAGAAAAAATTGGCATTATCTGGTCCATGGGAATCGGCGGTCTCGCCATGGGCCTGCTTGGCATAGCCTATCCTTACACAGCGACTGACGGACTGGTCACAGGTGGCATCCTGTCCGGTGGATATGGTTGGTTGGAGCTTGCCATTCTCGGTCAAATTCCAGCGCTCGGCATGTGCTACATCATCATCGGTAAGACCGTTGCCACATCCATCACCATCGGCTCCGGCATGTCAGGCGGCATGTTCGCACCAGCCTTGTTCGTAGGCGGCATGTCAGGCGGCCTTGTGGGCAAGGTCGGTCATCACTATTTCCCCGACATCGTCACCCAACCCGGAGCCTACATCCTCGTGGGTATGGCCGCATTCTTCGCAGGAGTGGCCAACGCACCTATCGGACCGCTCATCATGGTCACGGAGTTAACTCAAGGTTACGGCCTGCTTGCTCCGCTTATGCTTGCGTCAGCTTTATGCATTGTACTTGGTCGCAATTACTCGCTCTATGAGCATCAGGTGGAAAATAAATTCGACTCACCAGCCCATGCCGAAGACGCTACCATCAATGTATTGGAACAAATGCATGTCTCGGATTTCTATGATCCTGGTGACGTGATCGTTCTGGAAGAAGGCACCACGCTCAAGGCGATGACGGACATTATCGCCAACTCGGACCAACTGTATTTTCCGGTACGCCGAGCAGATGGCGGAGAATATTGTGGCATGATCTCCATCCATAACGTCCGCAACTGGATGTTTGAAGAGGAACTGCATGATCTGGTGGTTGTCCGAGATCTCATGTCGCGCCCTGTCTACGTCCGACCGGATTACGATCTCTATCAGGCCCTGCTTCGATTTGTGAACACCGACTACGGGCAGATTCCAGTGGTAGCCAAGACCAACACCAGCGAAATTATCGGATTGATCAACCGCGATGACGTATTCCAAGCCTATGCAGAAGCCATTGCAGAGATAAAAAACGAAGCAGAAAGCGACTAG
- a CDS encoding bifunctional riboflavin kinase/FAD synthetase, whose protein sequence is MIVARTIEELQDVVGESCVTIGNFDGVHKGHQKLIELACLRAKSQGLVSVVVTFDPHPLRVLRDDKTPPFITLTEQKLDLISQHGPQVCLLLEFSMEMAKLSPEEFVKKYLVNGLGMKEMIIGYDYHLGKARAGNFEILTKLGEKHGFSVDRLDPVSIDNAVVSSTRIRDLVQAGTVWPARPLLGRFYQIKGEVVHGMNRGGKLLGFPTANLKLVDELFPKPGVYAIWVEVDNVVHMGVANIGKNPTFGNDALSVEAHILDFSGDIYGADIRVHFVQRIRDEKKFNGIDELKDRIAKDIDLGRQLLSQPEAAIKLTRPDLGLTNG, encoded by the coding sequence ATGATCGTCGCAAGGACCATAGAGGAACTTCAGGACGTCGTCGGCGAGTCATGCGTGACTATCGGAAATTTCGACGGCGTTCATAAAGGCCACCAAAAACTCATCGAGTTGGCATGTTTACGTGCTAAGTCTCAAGGCCTCGTCAGTGTGGTCGTTACATTTGACCCCCATCCACTACGGGTTCTGCGGGATGACAAAACTCCCCCCTTTATCACGCTGACAGAACAAAAGCTTGATCTCATCTCCCAGCATGGCCCACAAGTCTGCCTGCTCCTGGAATTTTCCATGGAAATGGCCAAGCTCTCTCCCGAGGAATTCGTCAAAAAATACCTTGTGAACGGACTGGGCATGAAGGAAATGATTATCGGGTATGACTACCATCTAGGCAAAGCCAGAGCTGGTAATTTTGAAATCCTGACGAAACTCGGCGAAAAACACGGATTTTCCGTGGATCGCCTCGACCCTGTCTCCATCGACAATGCCGTGGTCAGTTCAACCCGCATTCGCGATCTGGTCCAAGCCGGAACTGTCTGGCCTGCACGACCATTGCTTGGCCGTTTCTATCAGATCAAAGGCGAAGTTGTGCATGGCATGAACAGAGGCGGCAAGCTGCTCGGCTTCCCCACTGCGAATCTCAAACTGGTCGATGAACTTTTTCCCAAACCCGGTGTCTACGCCATCTGGGTGGAAGTGGACAACGTCGTCCACATGGGCGTCGCGAATATCGGAAAAAATCCGACTTTCGGTAATGATGCCCTGTCTGTAGAAGCACATATCCTTGATTTTTCCGGCGATATTTATGGTGCAGATATCCGCGTACATTTTGTACAGCGCATCCGTGACGAAAAGAAATTCAATGGGATAGACGAACTCAAAGACCGCATAGCCAAAGACATAGACCTGGGTCGCCAGCTCCTGTCCCAACCTGAAGCGGCCATCAAACTGACCCGACCCGACTTGGGCCTTACCAACGGATAA